The Amphiura filiformis chromosome 12, Afil_fr2py, whole genome shotgun sequence genome includes a region encoding these proteins:
- the LOC140166752 gene encoding uncharacterized protein, translated as MLLEFAAQQGLIIANTYFKKHKNRYWTWESPNGITKNQIDFILSSQHGIVEDCSVITSVGISSDHRMVRAKIHIDRKLARLKIIRNQKKSKLNILKLKDLKNDFQLELKNRFACLDIENADIDTKYELISNTIVEAAEEIASRERKTKQTTEEDKANEELDKKRKELREVEDKSPKQKIEYSQLVKTVRKKRRERSRKRKKQQIESILESGKGPKQITKMNSKKTRICQMRQKNGSITTDREESLNVCTEFYQDLYSSKTDENSGTRVPTKSTDDTEVPNITV; from the coding sequence ATGCTACTTGAGTTTGCTGCGCAACAAGGACTTATCATTGCTAACACATACTTCAAGAAACATAAAAACAGGTATTGGACATGGGAAAGTCCCAACGGAATTACAAAGAACCAAATCGACTTCATCCTAAGTAGCCAGCATGGAATTGTAGAGGATTGTTCTGTCATCACGAGTGTAGGCATTAGTAGTGACCACAGGATGGTCAGAGCAAAGATACACATAGACAGGAAATTGGCAAGACTCAAAATCATTAGAAATCAAAAGAAAAGCAAGTTAAACATACTGAAACTGAAAGATTTGAAGAATGATTTTCAACTGGAGTTGAAAAACCGATTTGCATGTCTGGACATAGAAAATGCAGATATAGATACCAAATACGAGCTTATATCCAATACAATAGTAGAGGCAGCTGAAGAAATAGCGTCAAGAGAGAGAAAGACTAAACAGACCACAGAGGAGGACAAAGCAAACGAAGAGTTAGATAAGAAAAGGAAAGAACTTAGAGAAGTAGaggacaaatcaccaaaacagaaGATAGAATACTCACAACTAGTCAAAACAGTGAGAAAGAAAAGACGAGAAAGAAGTAGAAAGAGAAAAAAGCAGCAAATTGAATCCATCCTAGAAAGTGGCAAGGGAccaaaacagattacaaaaatgAACAGCAAGAAAACAAGAATTTGCCAAATGAGACAAAAGAATGGAAGCATAACCACAGACAGAGAAGAAAGTCTAAATGTATGTACAGAATTCTACCAAGACCTGTACAGCAGTAAAACAGATGAAAACAGCGGAACCAGAGTACCCACAAAATCAACCGATGACACTgaagtaccaaatataacagttTAG